A genomic segment from Desulfonatronum lacustre DSM 10312 encodes:
- a CDS encoding D-alanyl-D-alanine carboxypeptidase family protein has product MPRRDQFAVPLYRAARVAFATALFLFLSLLPGLLPGLLPGLSAAQAQGFVPSSSAAAAAYLLMDADSGRLLVAQDIDAPREPASLTKMMTVYVAGQKLLQGAIFMTDEVRVSQNAWRMTGSRMFLDLNSTVSVAALLHGIIVQSGNDASVALAEHVAGTEAEFVELMNRTARELGMTRTTFANATGLPARAAVQTTARDMATLSLALMHDHPYLYSLHSIRHFEYNNINQTNRNRLLHHDPTVDGIKTGYTRAAGYCQTTSAMRGEMRLIAVVLGAGSTAARTRLNQELLDYGFSHYETHRLHTRGEPLGAIRVWKARQSELPYGLDTDIVVTIPRGRLPDLDRRVSLSLTEPVLGPMLRGQKVGELQIVLGDQILAREDLFTLAEAAPAGFFSQVVDSVRLLLLRTNLL; this is encoded by the coding sequence ATGCCCCGACGTGACCAATTCGCAGTACCGCTGTACCGGGCCGCGCGGGTCGCTTTTGCGACGGCGCTTTTCCTGTTCTTGAGTCTGCTTCCGGGACTGCTTCCGGGACTGCTTCCGGGACTGAGCGCCGCCCAGGCCCAGGGTTTCGTCCCCTCGTCCTCCGCAGCGGCGGCCGCCTATCTGCTCATGGACGCGGACAGCGGGCGACTTCTGGTGGCCCAGGACATCGACGCCCCGAGGGAGCCGGCCAGCCTGACCAAAATGATGACCGTCTACGTGGCCGGACAAAAGTTGCTCCAAGGGGCCATCTTCATGACCGACGAAGTCCGGGTGAGCCAAAATGCCTGGCGGATGACCGGATCCCGGATGTTCCTGGATCTGAACTCCACCGTGTCCGTGGCCGCGTTGCTGCACGGGATCATCGTCCAGTCCGGCAACGACGCCAGCGTGGCCCTGGCCGAACACGTCGCCGGCACCGAGGCCGAATTCGTCGAGTTGATGAACCGCACCGCCCGGGAACTGGGCATGACCCGGACCACCTTCGCCAACGCCACCGGGCTCCCGGCTCGGGCCGCAGTCCAGACCACGGCCCGGGACATGGCCACCCTGTCCCTGGCCCTGATGCACGACCATCCCTACCTGTACAGCCTGCATTCCATCAGACACTTCGAGTATAACAACATCAACCAGACCAACCGGAACCGCCTGCTTCACCACGACCCCACCGTGGACGGCATCAAGACCGGCTACACCCGAGCAGCGGGCTATTGTCAGACCACTTCGGCGATGCGCGGCGAAATGCGGCTCATCGCCGTGGTTCTTGGCGCGGGCTCCACGGCCGCCCGCACCCGACTGAACCAGGAACTTCTGGACTACGGTTTCAGCCACTACGAAACCCATCGGCTGCATACTCGCGGAGAGCCCCTGGGCGCGATCAGGGTCTGGAAGGCGCGTCAAAGCGAGCTGCCTTACGGCCTGGACACGGACATCGTGGTGACCATCCCCAGGGGACGACTTCCGGATCTGGACCGACGCGTCTCCCTTTCCCTGACCGAGCCGGTGCTCGGCCCGATGCTTCGGGGCCAGAAGGTCGGCGAACTGCAGATCGTCCTGGGCGATCAAATCCTGGCCAGAGAGGACCTCTTCACCCTGGCTGAGGCGGCTCCCGCCGGTTTTTTCAGCCAAGTGGTGGACTCCGTCCGCCTGCTTCTGTTACGCACCAATCTGCTCTGA
- a CDS encoding sensor histidine kinase yields the protein MDQDHASHLQAALDEAHAEIARLRDQRKDDRRELEALREARDNLHALFHHGPDAIFICSSADRIIDLNHRAADLFGLPRMELMALSPRLDLLRPRGPLDKFEDIRAKLPDGDVLNFNWVAKRPGDGKLFPVEISLAKTIWDRQDAMLVCLRDITQNRRIKNLLRRRRKLLAVILDGTPIATFVIDTEHRVIFWNKACEILTGVPRSECLGKPVDSRIFYPEPSRPVLADLVLTMDRPKIAALYRDKNLSPSAFIPEAFEASDRLAIQGAARSMYFLAARCRDERGEIVGAIETIQDITERTQAEAELRASKRLLTEITANIPGVVYQYQASGEEQGSFTFISEGIWNLFGLPAESTLRKPELFFERVDPEVRKRFSTSLTCSEPPEHPVEFEFSMRRDEGGIRWFKNSSLASRNRDGTVVWNGMLTDITEIKRVESLRADVERMVRHDLKSPLTGIGGLAKVLLREELPDRQREIVSTIYQSAMKLLHMLGHSMALFKMEEGAYELQPEPFDLIRMLHGLHEEFLPSAIARSLEFVYLLDGNPLPWDDRYMLSGEAILLESLFANLIQNAVDAAPEGTRITIAVRSPKNNGSDRHQGSLRGAMHEIDIHNFGAIPEDIRDHFFDRYVTYGKEHGSGIGTYSAMLIAKTHGGTIRFTTSEAEGTHLVVSLPRRHPA from the coding sequence ATGGACCAGGACCACGCATCTCACCTCCAAGCCGCCTTGGATGAAGCCCACGCCGAAATCGCCCGTCTTCGCGACCAGCGGAAAGACGACCGGCGCGAACTGGAAGCGTTGCGTGAAGCGCGGGACAACCTGCATGCCCTGTTTCACCACGGTCCCGACGCCATATTCATCTGTTCCTCGGCCGACCGAATCATCGACCTGAACCACAGGGCCGCGGACCTGTTCGGTTTGCCCCGCATGGAACTCATGGCCCTGAGTCCGCGCTTGGATCTGCTTCGCCCCCGCGGCCCGTTGGACAAGTTCGAGGACATCCGGGCCAAACTCCCGGACGGGGACGTCCTGAACTTCAACTGGGTGGCCAAGCGCCCCGGAGACGGCAAACTGTTTCCGGTGGAAATCTCCCTCGCCAAGACCATCTGGGACCGCCAAGACGCCATGCTGGTCTGCCTGCGGGACATCACCCAGAACCGCCGGATCAAGAATCTGCTCCGTCGACGACGCAAATTGCTGGCCGTGATCCTGGACGGCACCCCCATCGCCACCTTTGTGATCGATACGGAGCACCGGGTGATCTTCTGGAACAAGGCCTGTGAAATCCTGACCGGCGTGCCCAGGAGCGAATGCCTGGGCAAGCCGGTGGACTCTCGTATTTTCTATCCCGAGCCGTCCAGGCCGGTATTGGCCGATCTTGTTCTGACCATGGACCGACCAAAAATTGCCGCCCTCTACCGGGATAAAAATCTTTCCCCCAGCGCGTTCATCCCGGAGGCTTTCGAGGCCTCGGACCGGTTGGCCATCCAGGGCGCGGCGCGTTCCATGTACTTCCTGGCCGCCCGGTGCCGGGACGAACGCGGCGAAATCGTCGGAGCCATCGAGACCATCCAGGACATTACCGAACGGACCCAGGCCGAAGCCGAGCTCCGGGCCAGCAAGCGCCTGCTCACGGAGATCACCGCGAACATCCCCGGAGTGGTCTACCAGTATCAGGCTTCCGGCGAGGAACAGGGGAGTTTCACATTCATCAGCGAGGGCATCTGGAACCTGTTTGGGCTGCCCGCGGAAAGTACGCTCCGGAAACCGGAACTGTTTTTCGAGCGCGTCGATCCCGAAGTTCGCAAGCGCTTTTCCACGTCCCTGACCTGCTCCGAACCTCCCGAGCACCCGGTGGAGTTCGAGTTCTCCATGCGTCGGGACGAAGGCGGGATACGCTGGTTCAAGAACAGCTCCCTGGCGTCCAGAAACCGGGATGGAACGGTGGTCTGGAACGGGATGCTCACGGACATCACGGAAATCAAGCGCGTCGAATCGTTGCGGGCCGACGTGGAGCGGATGGTTCGCCACGACCTGAAGTCGCCCCTGACCGGCATAGGCGGACTGGCCAAGGTGTTGCTGCGCGAGGAACTTCCCGACCGCCAGCGGGAGATCGTGTCCACGATCTACCAGAGCGCCATGAAGCTTTTGCACATGCTCGGCCATTCCATGGCCCTGTTCAAGATGGAGGAGGGCGCTTACGAACTTCAGCCGGAACCCTTCGATCTGATCCGGATGCTGCATGGCCTGCACGAGGAGTTTCTGCCGTCGGCCATCGCCAGGTCCCTGGAGTTCGTCTATCTGTTGGACGGCAACCCCCTGCCCTGGGACGACCGATACATGCTCTCCGGAGAGGCGATCCTGCTCGAATCCCTGTTCGCCAATCTGATCCAGAACGCCGTGGACGCCGCTCCGGAAGGCACCCGGATCACCATTGCCGTTCGTTCTCCGAAGAACAACGGATCAGACCGCCATCAAGGGAGTCTCCGAGGTGCGATGCATGAAATCGACATCCACAACTTCGGCGCCATACCGGAAGACATCCGCGATCATTTTTTCGATCGCTACGTAACCTACGGCAAGGAGCACGGCTCCGGCATTGGAACCTACAGCGCCATGCTCATCGCCAAGACCCACGGAGGGACCATCCGGTTCACCACCTCCGAAGCCGAAGGGACCCACCTGGTCGTCTCCCTGCCCCGGCGCCATCCCGCCTGA